A section of the Tenrec ecaudatus isolate mTenEca1 chromosome 10, mTenEca1.hap1, whole genome shotgun sequence genome encodes:
- the LOC142457823 gene encoding large ribosomal subunit protein uL13-like, with translation MAEGQVLVLDGRGHLLGRLAAIVAKQVLLGRKVVVVRCEGINISGNFYRNKLKYLAFLRKRMNTNPSRGPYHFRAPSRIFWRTVRGMLPHKTKRGQAALDRLKVFDGIPPPYDKKKRMMVPAALKVVQLKPTRKFAYLGRLAHEVGWKYQAVTATLEEKRKEKAKIHYRKKKQVMRLRKQAEKNLETKINKYTEVLKTHGLLV, from the coding sequence ATGGCGGAGGGGCAGGTCCTGGTGCTCGATGGCCGCGGCCATCTCCTGGGCCGGCTGGCGGCCATTGTGGCCAAGCAAGTGCTGCTGGGCcgcaaggtggtggtggtgcgctGTGAGGGCATCAACATTTCAGGAAACTTCTACAGAAACAAGTTGAAGTACCTGGCTTTCCTCAGGAAGCGCATGAACACCAACCCCTCGCGTGGCCCCTACCACTTCCGGGCCCCAAGCCGCATCTTCTGGAGAACCGTGCGAGGCATGCTGCCCCACAAGACCAAGCGGGGCCAGGCTGCCCTGGACCGGCTCAAAGTGTTTGATGGGATCCCACCCCCCTATGACAAGAAAAAGCGGATGATGGTCCCTGCTGCCCTCAAGGTGGTGCAACTGAAGCCCACACGCAAGTTTGCTTACCTGGGCAGACTAGCCCATGAGGTGGGCTGGAAGTACCAGGCGGTgacagcaaccctggaggagaagaggaaagagaaggcCAAGATCCATTACAGGAAGAAGAAGCAGGTCATGAGACTGCGGAAACAGGCCGAGAAGAACTTGGAGACAAAGATCAACAAGTACACAGAGGTTCTAAAGACCcatggactcctggtctga